The Deltaproteobacteria bacterium genome contains a region encoding:
- a CDS encoding DUF1343 domain-containing protein → PEHGVRGDIQYMAAARGGRDRKIGVPVHSLYGNSAGSLRPAGRALRGLDALVFDIQDVGARYYTYQATMLFCMEAAAHAKLDFFVLDRPNPIGGRPVEGPALRPGFGSFCGVHDVAVRHGLTVGELAALYRQERKLDLALTVIPCRGWRREMFQRDTRLPWIFPSPNMPTPETALVYPGMCLLEGTNLSEGRGTTRPFELFGAPWLDADSLSETLAAEHLPGVRFRPVRFVPTWDKHAGKRCHGVEVFVVDREAFRPFRTGVACVAAARAQDPVRFRWRTEAYEFVEGIPAFDLLCGSSREREAIERGQGWRDLAADWAREERAFARRRALHLRYD, encoded by the coding sequence GCCCGGAACACGGCGTCCGCGGGGACATCCAGTACATGGCCGCCGCGCGCGGCGGGCGCGACCGGAAGATCGGGGTGCCGGTCCACTCGTTGTACGGAAACAGCGCCGGATCGCTTCGGCCGGCGGGCAGGGCGCTGCGCGGGCTCGACGCGCTGGTCTTCGACATCCAGGACGTCGGCGCGCGCTACTACACGTACCAGGCCACCATGCTCTTCTGCATGGAGGCCGCCGCGCATGCGAAGCTCGACTTCTTCGTTCTCGACCGGCCGAATCCGATCGGCGGGCGTCCCGTGGAAGGGCCGGCGCTTCGCCCCGGCTTCGGGAGTTTTTGCGGCGTGCACGACGTGGCCGTCCGCCACGGCCTCACCGTCGGCGAACTGGCGGCCCTCTACCGGCAGGAGCGGAAACTCGACCTCGCGCTCACGGTGATTCCCTGCCGCGGCTGGCGGCGGGAGATGTTCCAACGGGACACCCGGCTCCCGTGGATCTTTCCATCGCCCAACATGCCGACGCCGGAGACGGCGCTCGTCTATCCCGGGATGTGCCTTCTGGAGGGAACGAACCTGAGCGAGGGACGGGGCACTACGCGTCCGTTCGAACTGTTCGGCGCGCCCTGGCTCGACGCCGACTCCCTTTCGGAAACCCTCGCGGCCGAGCATCTGCCGGGGGTCCGGTTCCGGCCCGTCCGCTTCGTCCCGACGTGGGACAAGCATGCCGGCAAGCGTTGCCACGGCGTCGAGGTCTTCGTCGTCGACCGCGAGGCGTTTCGTCCCTTCCGCACCGGCGTGGCCTGCGTCGCCGCGGCGCGCGCCCAGGATCCGGTCCGCTTCCGGTGGCGGACGGAAGCGTACGAATTCGTTGAGGGGATCCCGGCGTTCGACCTGCTGTGCGGATCGTCCCGCGAGCGGGAGGCGATCGAGCGCGGCCAGGGCTGGCGCGACCTCGCGGCGGATTGGGCCCGCGAGGAGCGGGCGTTCGCCAGGCGAAGGGCGCTCCATCTCCGGTACGATTAA
- a CDS encoding DOMON-like domain-containing protein — translation MRFFLKPFTGEGNPAGVTFDGSIARRADTLSIRYEVRGNLSKVSIPAAAEAPRRKDRLWEGTCLELFLGTADSGEYWEFNLSPSGHWNVYRFTRYREGMREEPAITSLPFDVRRDSEALLLTAEFCIGTIVPAGKDLAIGVAAVIGTIDGGKNHWALVHPASLPDFHRRDGFALTIPGEG, via the coding sequence ATGCGATTTTTCCTGAAACCGTTCACGGGGGAAGGGAACCCGGCCGGCGTGACGTTCGATGGCTCGATCGCTCGCCGCGCGGATACCTTGTCGATCCGCTACGAGGTGCGGGGGAACCTGTCGAAGGTGTCGATCCCCGCCGCCGCGGAGGCGCCCCGAAGGAAGGACCGACTGTGGGAGGGGACCTGCCTCGAACTGTTTCTCGGCACGGCGGATTCCGGGGAGTATTGGGAATTCAACCTCTCCCCGTCCGGGCACTGGAACGTCTATCGGTTCACGCGCTACCGGGAGGGGATGCGGGAGGAGCCGGCCATCACGTCATTGCCGTTCGACGTCCGGAGGGATTCGGAGGCGCTCCTTCTCACCGCGGAATTCTGCATCGGGACGATCGTCCCGGCGGGTAAGGATCTTGCGATCGGCGTCGCCGCGGTGATCGGGACGATCGATGGAGGGAAAAATCACTGGGCGCTGGTCCATCCCGCCTCCCTGCCGGACTTTCACCGAAGAGACGGGTTTGCATTGACGATCCCCGGGGAAGGGTGA